A window from Calditerrivibrio sp. encodes these proteins:
- a CDS encoding sulfite exporter TauE/SafE family protein, protein MVVDFLGFFMLGLMGGFGHCIAMCHPFVIFVSSKFSLNKGYWILLKPQIYYNLGRITTYILLSVVVSFIGDIVNYASSMVGIQKITSFLAGVFLIVYGISMIIGMNIFLKIESRLCFNSSSVINSLDIKSPYLIGIVLGFLPCGLLYGALISAFGLSSTIKSVIAMSLFGLGSAIPLLIFSLVGNVFQKRYKIFGKISAIILIGMGCYFIYIGFRFSL, encoded by the coding sequence ATGGTGGTTGATTTTTTAGGTTTTTTTATGTTAGGGTTGATGGGTGGTTTTGGACATTGTATTGCTATGTGTCATCCATTTGTTATTTTTGTAAGTAGTAAGTTTAGTCTAAATAAAGGTTATTGGATTCTTTTAAAACCTCAAATTTATTATAACCTTGGAAGGATAACTACATATATTCTTTTATCTGTGGTAGTGTCATTTATTGGGGATATAGTAAATTATGCATCTTCTATGGTAGGTATTCAGAAGATAACATCTTTTCTGGCTGGGGTCTTCCTTATTGTTTATGGTATATCTATGATAATTGGTATGAATATTTTTTTGAAGATAGAATCCAGATTATGCTTTAACTCATCTTCGGTAATAAATAGTCTGGATATTAAAAGCCCATATTTGATAGGTATTGTATTGGGTTTTCTACCATGTGGTTTGCTCTATGGGGCTCTTATCTCAGCTTTTGGGCTCTCTTCTACAATAAAAAGTGTAATCGCAATGTCACTTTTTGGCTTGGGGTCAGCTATACCATTGTTGATTTTTTCCCTTGTGGGAAATGTCTTTCAAAAAAGGTATAAGATTTTTGGTAAAATATCAGCCATCATCTTAATCGGTATGGGATGCTATTTTATATATATAGGCTTTAGATTTTCTTTATAA